The DNA window TTATCCTGCTCGGGTTCAGCTTACTGCATTTCTTCGAACATACGGTCGTCGAGCATTTTCACTTCGGCGAAGAGACGCACGAACATCCGCATGTCGCCCATACCTCCGTCTTCGGCGCCGTAGGCGGGCTGACGCTGCATGCGTTCTTCGACGGAATGGCGATTGCCTCGATCAGCAACGCACATCCCGAAATGGGCGTGCTTACCTGCATCGCCGTGCTGCTGCACAAGATCCCCGAAGGTCTAACCGTCGCCAGTGTCATGACCGCCGGGAATAAGAGTACCGGCGCGGCAAAACGAGCGACCTACTCGCTCGGACTTGCAACGATCCTCGGCGCGATGTTCGTCTATCTCTTCATCGAGATCAACGCACATATTATCGGCGTACTGTTCGCATTGTCGGCCGGTGCTGCGCT is part of the Bacteroidota bacterium genome and encodes:
- a CDS encoding ZIP family metal transporter, coding for MLLGLILSIVAATAQVASGLSALRARKFPHTWERALLALGAGFILALVFLDLIPESFHLTENESTSALFILLGFSLLHFFEHTVVEHFHFGEETHEHPHVAHTSVFGAVGGLTLHAFFDGMAIASISNAHPEMGVLTCIAVLLHKIPEGLTVASVMTAGNKSTGAAKRATYSLGLATILGAMFVYLFIEINAHIIGVLFALSAGAALYVGASDLIPEINKTKGRRIPLLVFLGMLLFYLGTVIVGAL